The genomic segment CTGTTCACGCCTATTGTGTTACTATGATATTAAACTCATTTACGCGCCCATTTGGCTAGCCATATTGATGAAATGTATGGAAGTAGAGTGATAATGATGCAATGGAATCATTTGAAGTCTTCGTCTTCCTCGTCGGGCAGAGGAGCGTTGTTGGCTTCGTTCCACTCCTGAGCCAGAGTAGCGATGTGGTTGGGATCCATGGGGATTTCTGAAGGCTGGAGAGCGAGAGCTTCGACGAGGTAGAGGTTGGGATCTCCGGTGAGGGTGCGGAGGATCCAGAGGAAGGGCTTTTCGTACTGGTAGTTGCTCTTGGCGGAGACGTCGAAGTATTGGAGGTTGCGCTTGCGGTGGAAGGTGATTTGGCGGGCCTTGACTTTCCTGTCCTTCTGGTCGACCTTGTTGCCGACCAGCACGATGGGGATGTTGTCGCAGATGCGAGTGAGGTCCTTGTACCACTTGGGCACGTTCTTGTAGGTGATGCGGGTGGTCACGTCGAACATGAGGATGGCGGCATTGGCTCCGATGTAGTATCCCTCTCtgagtcctcccaacttctCCTGGCCAGCGGTGTCCCAAAGGGAGAGCTTGATGGGCCGTGGTTGGTGTAGAAGACGATGGAGCTCACTTCAACTCCCTGGGTGGCGATGTATTTCTTTTCGAATTCGCCAGTGATGTGACGCTTGACGAAGGTGGTCTTGCCCACACCGCCGTCTCCGATGAGCACGACCTTGAACTCGGCCACTGGGTTTCCCTGAGTCGATGATAAAGGTACTTTGTTGATTGGCTGCATGTGTTGATGTATGAATTTATTATAATTCTCAAACAAATCCCATCCCATTTGAAGTATATACAGCTCACTTGCCACATTCAAAAACTaccaacaaaaataacatgcaaataGGCGGCGCATGAGTGAGGAGAAGTTGATCAGTTGCTTAGGCGATGTTGTTAAGTTATATATCACGTCCAGTAGGCACCGCGATAGTGGACGGCCTTGATCGACCGCATGCCGGTTTTCCAGTGCTTGTAGCCGAGGTTGTCCCGAACAGCGTAAGCCTCAGTCGGGTGCAGAGCAAGCTGCGGAAGTAGCCCTGAGTCTTCAGATACTTGAGGGGGAAGAGGAGCAGGATGCCGAACATCACCATCGACTGGCGCACCTTCTTGTCGTTTCTCCTCCAGCCGGACCTCCTCTGCATGAAGAACAGGAAGTTGGAGACGTCGTTAGCCATCTGGGGGTGGAGGCTGGAGTGCCGTCCTCGAACTCGAGCATTCCGTCGTGGAGCTGGCGAGGCATACCGATGATCATGTGGTCGAAGTAGCTACGTGGCGAAACCAGTACGGATTGAAGTGCTTTCCCTTGGGGACTTCGAGACCATAAGGAGCCTTGAAGTGGTAGCCGGTCATGATGTTGTAGATGTAGTTGATTCCTCCTGGCCTCATCCTGATTTTGGTGAAGTCAGTGGGCCAGACCCTCCGTTGGCATTCTTGGCCTGATCCTGCGAGAAGTAGGGGCGTAGATGTGGTCGTGGATGTATCTTCATTGTGCAATCTCTACCTGTCGCGCTCGTCCCACTCCTGATAGTAGAACTGCTTGTAGTGGTGGTGGGCGGGGTGGATGGTGAAGTGCTCGGCCACCCAGGTAGAAAGCTCCAGCTGCTCATAGACCTTGTCCAGCAGCAAATCGTACTTCTTCGCCAGCATACCGTGGCAGTTCGCGCAGTTCTTGGTAAAGACTTGGAAGCCTGCATAGTTAGAGCAGAGAAGTGGAACTTCCCGGAGGGGGAAGCTGAAGGAGAGCTTACCTCTGCGGACGCTGCCGGAGTCGTAGGTTCCCCAAGCCCTGAACTGAGGCCAGGAGAGGTGACCGTGGTGAGTGCCGACCTCAGTGACTTGCTCCTCGTATCCCTTGATGCCCCAGTAGGCGCCGATATCGTCTCTGTAGATGAAACAGTTCTCCTTTTCCTCGGCTTCCGCGAAGGCGAAACCAGCTGCGAAGGTTCCCAGTACGAGCTTCCTGGCGATATTCATCTTTTATTAAATGGTGATATTATCCGACCCAAATATTCAATTAATCTTCTCGCCCCTTCTCCCCTCGGTGAAGAAAGGAGCAGCCATAACGACCGTATCCATTGCAATAAACGCGCTTCAgattatataaataattttaaaaacgaTGAACGGCCCCTACGTAATCATCTCGTGAGTTAGAACAACGGAGGATACGGCTACAATAATGGCCCCTATAACAACGGCCCCTACAACGGTGGTCCTGGTCCTTACGGGAATCCTTACAACAATCCATACAACGATCCTTATGATAAGCCATACCAGCCTGGGCCTGGCTACAACAACTACGGACAAGGAGGCTACGGCTACAACAACAACCGCAACAACGGAGCTGACGACTGTTGTGCCTGTCTGGCTGGAATGTGTGCGCCTGCTGCTTACTGGAAGTGTGTCTTCGCTGATCAGGCATAAAACTTGATTATTCAAGAAGTAAACTACAGCCCTTAGACAGGCGGGTGAGGCGGGTAGGAATACTAAGATTCATCGTTTATCATCCTCCCTGCGGTGCAAGATGGCTTCACGCATGCGGTTTGTATCCTTGGAGCCCTTGTGCTCACCCTGGCGCACGTTGATGTTGGTGATGACTTTCTTCCACCTGCCTCGACGTTCAGCTTCGCCAGTTCTTCTTTGCTCTCCACCTCCTTCCGAAGGTTGTCTTGAGCTCTTTGCACCTTTTCCTCCTACTTTCTGCTCAGAAACTCAGACAATTGCTGTCTTCCCTCGTCGCGTCTGCGCTGCTTATCCTCCCACTCGCGATCCTACCTCTAAGCATTCTTACGCTCTTTTCCTTGAGGAGGTTTTGAATACGTTCTTCCTCTTCTCGGATGCGACGAGTGGTCTCGTCTTCTTCGTATTCATTAAAATCATTGTCAGCATCTTCGGGCGCGGAGGCGGGCGCAGGCGGTTCGTAGCTGAATTCAAACTGGTTGTTATTGTCTGGGTAAGGGAGTGATACAGGCCTAGCCGTTGTTTTAGACAGGCTACTAAAATGTTGGCGGGCTGTAGGTAAACTACTGCTGCTCGAACTGCTGTGGCTGCTGCTGTTCGGCTTCGGTGAAGAACTAGTCCATCGTGTGACTATTCTGTCAAATATTATATCTAAATATACAATTTTTGAATATCATTTAAATACGAAGACCTACTCACGCACAAACCTACCCACTTGGCAGAACTCACGCAGCCAGCTCAGCTTGAGCCTGCCATTATGGTTGCTTATAGTGGGAAATGGTATGATGAGGATTATGCTActttaatgaccaaaatacatAAAATCATCAATATCGGCCTCAATCCTTTTTGTTAAGATAGTTTTCAGCTTCTACCAGCTTGCTCCTTAGGTAGCTGTTGTAGAGGAAAGCTGCCCCGTTGGTGCGTGGGTAAAACAAGTAGAGGTACACAAGCACTCTGAATACGTTGTAGGAGGGCAATGACAGGAAGAAGAATGCGTATCTTACAGTCCTCGCGAAGGCCGTGAAGAAACCGAACACGATCCAGTAGGTGAGCCACTCTTTAGTCTTCTGGCCGTCCTTGGACTACAGAGCCTATGTTGCGTTTGCTTTACCTTGAAAGTCATGTAGGAGGGGTAGATCATGCCGAAGACGGTG from the Nymphaea colorata isolate Beijing-Zhang1983 unplaced genomic scaffold, ASM883128v2 scaffold0349, whole genome shotgun sequence genome contains:
- the LOC116244849 gene encoding LOW QUALITY PROTEIN: uncharacterized protein LOC116244849 (The sequence of the model RefSeq protein was modified relative to this genomic sequence to represent the inferred CDS: inserted 1 base in 1 codon); translated protein: MANDVSNFLFFMQRRSGWRRNDKKVRQSMVMFGILLLFPLKYLKTQGYFRSLLCTRLRLTLFGTTSATSTGKPPINKVPLSSTQGNPVAEFKVVLIGDGGVGKTTFVKRHITGEFEKKYIATQGVEVSSIVFYTNHGXIKLSLWDTAGQEKLGGLREGYYIGANAAILMFDVTTRITYKNVPKWYKDLTRICDNIPIVLVGNKVDQKDRKVKARQITFHRKRNLQYFDVSAKSNYQYEKPFLWILRTLTGDPNLYLVEALALQPSEIPMDPNHIATLAQEWNEANNAPLPDEEDEDFK